One genomic window of Rissa tridactyla isolate bRisTri1 unplaced genomic scaffold, bRisTri1.patW.cur.20221130 scaffold_29, whole genome shotgun sequence includes the following:
- the LOC128903316 gene encoding olfactory receptor 14C36-like has product HTPMYFFLLNLSVLDLGSISTTLPKAMANSLWDTRDISYAGCAAQLLFFIFFLTAEYCLLTIMAYDRYVAICKPLHYGTLLGSRACVHMAAAAWGSGFLYALLHTANTFSLPLCQGNALDQFFCEIPQILKLSCSHSYLREVGLLVVSACLTFGCFVFIVLSYVQIFRAVLRIPSEQGRHKAFSTCLPHLAVVSLFLSTAMFAYLKPPSISSPVLDLVVAVLYSVLPPAVNPLIYSMRNQE; this is encoded by the coding sequence cacacccccatgtacttcttcctcctcaacctctctgttcttgacctgggctccatctccaccacactccccaaagccatggccaattccctctgggacaccagggacatctcctatgccggatgtgctgcacagctcttgttcttcatcttctttctcacagcagagtattgtcttcttaccattatggcctatgaccgctacgttgccatctgcaaacccctgcactacgggaccctcctgggcagcagagcttgtgtccacatggcagcagctgcctggggcagtgggtttctctatgctctcctgcacacggccaatacattttccctacccctctgccagggcaatgccctggaccagttcttctgtgaaatcccccagatcctcaagctctcctgctcacactcctacctcagggaagttgggcttcttgtggtcagtgcctgtttaaccttcgggtgctttgtgttcatcgtgctgtcctatgtgcagatcttcagggccgtgctgaggatcccctctgagcagggacggcacaaagccttttccacgtgcctccctcacctggccgtcgtctccctgtttctcagcactgccatgtttgcctacctgaagcccccctccatctcctccccagttctcgacctggtggtggctgtgctgtactcagtgttgcctccagcagtgaaccccctcatctacagcatgaggaaccaggag